The sequence CGCGCACATCGCCCGTGGGGCCCGGAATCAGCGGGAAGGGCACCATCTTCCGGGCCTCTTCCATCAGCTCGGGCGTGCAGCGCCGCCCCAGGAACCGCTTGGTGGCCCACACCACGCTGTCGGGGTGCTCCTCGGCCATGCGCTGGGCGGCCGAGCCCACCACCCGCTCGCCGTCGTCATTCAGCCCCACGACGGAGGGGGTGAGCCGCCCACCCGCCCGCACGGGGATGATGCGCGTCCGGCCGTTCTCCACGGTGGCCACGGCGCTGTTGGTAGTCCCTAGATCGATGCCAATGACGGGTTCTTGCATGGCGAGCACAGGCCTGATGCGGTTCCACCGTGTGAGGGCACCTCGACTCCGGGCCAGAGGCTACCTCCGTTTCCCGCGGTCCAGCCAGATAGCGGCCTCTCACCCCAGTCATTGCCGGACAGTGGGGGCCGTGCTAAGGGCGCCTCCGCCATGGTGAACGTGTCCATCGCCCGCCGCTACGCCCGGGCCCTCCTTGACGTCGCCGCCGACGCCAACCGCATCGACGCCGTCGCTGATCAGCTCACCGCCTTCGTGAAGGCCTACGAGTCCAACCCCGAGCTGTCGGACGTGCTGCTCAACCCCGCCTTCTCGCGCAGCCAGCGCAGCCATGTGGTGGAGGCGATGATCCAGCTGACGGGCAACATCGACCCCACCCTGGCCAACGCCCTGCGGCTGCTGGTGGACCGCAACCGCCTCGTCTACCT is a genomic window of Hyalangium minutum containing:
- the atpH gene encoding ATP synthase F1 subunit delta, with protein sequence MVNVSIARRYARALLDVAADANRIDAVADQLTAFVKAYESNPELSDVLLNPAFSRSQRSHVVEAMIQLTGNIDPTLANALRLLVDRNRLVYLPDIARVYRDMADARSGRVRGHVTSASKLAPDAVEQLRKSLQQLTQRDVILESREDPSLLGGVSAQVGSVLFDGSVRTQLEQMRRALKQQ